One window of the Magnolia sinica isolate HGM2019 chromosome 19, MsV1, whole genome shotgun sequence genome contains the following:
- the LOC131235675 gene encoding vacuolar protein sorting-associated protein 55 homolog isoform X1: MAMTIEVFMRWYIGFGIITYACSTVLAGLAFMFSASILLQILACAIYNNWWPMLSALMYVLVPMPCLFFGGGSTQFLTSRDGGGWINAAKFMTGASAVGSIAIPVILRHAHLIETGAMFIEFTSFFILVCTVLCFHGVSLEEDW, translated from the exons gtttttaTGCGTTGGTACATTGGGTTCGGGATCATCACTTATGCATGCTCAACAGT ACTTGCTGGACTTGCATTTATGTTCTCTGCTAGCATTCTGTTGCAAATCCTG GCTTGTGCTATATACAACAATTGGTGGCCAATGTTATCAG CTCTCATGTATGTGTTGGTCCCGATGCCATGTCTATTCTTCGGTGGTGGCTCCACTCAATTCTTAACTAGCAGAGATGGTGGGGG CTGGATCAATGCAGCGAAATTCATGACGGGTGCATCAGCTGTGGGGAGCATCGCCATACCTGTTATCTTGAGGCACGCACATCTGATTGAAACAGGAGCCATGTTCATTGAGTTCACATCCTTCTTCATCCTTGTCTGCACGGTCTTGTGTTTTCACGGCGTTAGCCTCGAAGAAGATTGGTAA
- the LOC131235675 gene encoding vacuolar protein sorting-associated protein 55 homolog isoform X2: MAMTIEGIAGLAFMFSASILLQILACAIYNNWWPMLSALMYVLVPMPCLFFGGGSTQFLTSRDGGGWINAAKFMTGASAVGSIAIPVILRHAHLIETGAMFIEFTSFFILVCTVLCFHGVSLEEDW; this comes from the exons TTGCTGGACTTGCATTTATGTTCTCTGCTAGCATTCTGTTGCAAATCCTG GCTTGTGCTATATACAACAATTGGTGGCCAATGTTATCAG CTCTCATGTATGTGTTGGTCCCGATGCCATGTCTATTCTTCGGTGGTGGCTCCACTCAATTCTTAACTAGCAGAGATGGTGGGGG CTGGATCAATGCAGCGAAATTCATGACGGGTGCATCAGCTGTGGGGAGCATCGCCATACCTGTTATCTTGAGGCACGCACATCTGATTGAAACAGGAGCCATGTTCATTGAGTTCACATCCTTCTTCATCCTTGTCTGCACGGTCTTGTGTTTTCACGGCGTTAGCCTCGAAGAAGATTGGTAA
- the LOC131235675 gene encoding vacuolar protein sorting-associated protein 55 homolog isoform X3, translating to MFSASILLQILACAIYNNWWPMLSALMYVLVPMPCLFFGGGSTQFLTSRDGGGWINAAKFMTGASAVGSIAIPVILRHAHLIETGAMFIEFTSFFILVCTVLCFHGVSLEEDW from the exons ATGTTCTCTGCTAGCATTCTGTTGCAAATCCTG GCTTGTGCTATATACAACAATTGGTGGCCAATGTTATCAG CTCTCATGTATGTGTTGGTCCCGATGCCATGTCTATTCTTCGGTGGTGGCTCCACTCAATTCTTAACTAGCAGAGATGGTGGGGG CTGGATCAATGCAGCGAAATTCATGACGGGTGCATCAGCTGTGGGGAGCATCGCCATACCTGTTATCTTGAGGCACGCACATCTGATTGAAACAGGAGCCATGTTCATTGAGTTCACATCCTTCTTCATCCTTGTCTGCACGGTCTTGTGTTTTCACGGCGTTAGCCTCGAAGAAGATTGGTAA
- the LOC131235675 gene encoding vacuolar protein sorting-associated protein 55 homolog isoform X4: MAIQACAIYNNWWPMLSALMYVLVPMPCLFFGGGSTQFLTSRDGGGWINAAKFMTGASAVGSIAIPVILRHAHLIETGAMFIEFTSFFILVCTVLCFHGVSLEEDW, translated from the exons ATGGCTATACAG GCTTGTGCTATATACAACAATTGGTGGCCAATGTTATCAG CTCTCATGTATGTGTTGGTCCCGATGCCATGTCTATTCTTCGGTGGTGGCTCCACTCAATTCTTAACTAGCAGAGATGGTGGGGG CTGGATCAATGCAGCGAAATTCATGACGGGTGCATCAGCTGTGGGGAGCATCGCCATACCTGTTATCTTGAGGCACGCACATCTGATTGAAACAGGAGCCATGTTCATTGAGTTCACATCCTTCTTCATCCTTGTCTGCACGGTCTTGTGTTTTCACGGCGTTAGCCTCGAAGAAGATTGGTAA